The Capsicum annuum cultivar UCD-10X-F1 unplaced genomic scaffold, UCD10Xv1.1 ctg81001, whole genome shotgun sequence genomic sequence TTTTCAAATTTGTTTGACTTGGTGTATGTTATAATTTGCACGTCCAATTATCAGAATACAAACAAATGACCTATATACATGACATACAAAATACATGCAATAACATAATAGTAACATATTTTTTGAtacaaattgtattttttttttaatcaaattgtatgtatatattttgtaggCATATGCAGAAGTGGTTAACTTTGTAAAGTCAGGGCTTTACAAATGGGCAGGAGATGCACACAATTTTGTTAAAAATGGATCATACATTGAGCTAATTACTTCACCAAATAATCCCAATGGGGTTATTAGAAAGCCTGTTGTTAATGGAGATGAAGGAATATTAATACATGATTTAGCTTATTATTGGCCACAGTATACTGCTATTACCTCTCCTGCCAATCATGATGTTATGCTTTTTACAGTTTCCAAATCCACTGGCCATGCTGGATCAAGAATTGGGTAAGTTTTTGAATATGTCAATTGTTataaaatttgaatcaaaactacTGGCTTCTGTTGAATTCAAAATTGGTAAAATTAAAGATCAAGACTTGACTAATTATAAAGGGATTTGGTATCACCCAACGTTTGATATCTGCATTGAAAATCTAATTAATATGGATTCACGGCATAAGATTCACTAAAGGGGAAAAACACTTTTgatcagaattttttttttatattcagggCTAGCTCGAActtaaaaattaggtttaatttaAGAATGGAAGAATCTTCTCCATCTCGCTAACATTCTTGGTTGCAACTTACTTTAGTTTGAAAGACCTAGGGTAGGATGTAGTCTTGGAAAAATATCTACAAATTtcaattaacatataatttttggtGTCCATGTTACAATTCAAATTTCGAGcatcaaatcatttttttttattgtgattatttttaaatattttaaattattaattatgtgatttataataatatttatgtaAGTTTCcatatatgtaaaatttattaaaatctaCGTTcaaattttgagagtcaaatcATGAAGTTAATGTCAGTTTTTTAAAATACATGTAACAAAATGCACCACTTGGAGTTTGAACCCCATTTTTGTAGTAGTAGGATACATTTCTACCACTGAAACTACTAATTCTTGTTGGTTTAAAACTTagttttattgtatttattgttatatttatactcttcaattttttatattttttaagcaaAAACCGACTTGAAAAGGTCggttttgttttttgttttttggaaTAATATATCAGATGAGGTCgctattttctaaaatattttttaaaaatgttttaaattaacgcTAGAGATCTCATGAGATcacaattgtgattttattttttaattattttaaaagcaTATCGACCTCATGAGGTTGCTATATTTTCACGTTTGACATTATGAGATCAGTATTAATAGTTGcgatttttttaatcatttaatCGACCTTATGTGGTCTAGTGCTTTTTTAAGAGAAATGGAGGAAAAAACAACCTCATAAAGTTGCTTCTTTCGATTTGTTTTAGGTCTATTTTGAATGATACCACATCAATTGAAACAGAGAGTACTAACCACGGTCTCATTTTATGTGATTCAATTTGCATGCAGTTGGGCTCTTGTTAGGGACAAAGAGGTAGCAAGGAAGATGACAAAGTTCATGGAAATTAGCACCATTGGTGTATCTAAAGAAGCTCAACTTAGAGCTGCAAAGATTCTTGGAATGATTTGTGATAGTTGTTTGGATCCAACGTTAGATAACTTCTTTGAATATAACAAGTCTGTCATGATTGAAAGATGGCAAAGGTTAAGACAAGTTGTTAAGGCCAATGACCACTTCTTCACTCTTCCTAAATACCCACTTCAGTATTGTCTCTTCACAAGAAGTTTCTATGAAACACATCCTGGtaatcttttcatttatttttaattgttcaCTTTGAATTTTGTGCATTCCTGAAGAAATAATagttaatataaatttttatcatAATACTCATATCTGTTGATGTATAACCTAAgatcttgaaaaataatttgagaaaTAAGTAATTTAAGCTGAGGGtaaaataaatatgcaaaaaaatattctcttgaaatactaagtaaaaataaaaatgtgttttCTGTAAAAGATCAGCTAAAAATAAACGAAGAAGAGTATAAGCTAAAAATATGCGAAGGAGATattaatttatgtatatattagtTATTACTCTATTCACTACTCTTTTTATTACTAGTAAATTATGGTATTAACAAAACGAGGTATTATTCCTATTATAACTGAccctttttggaaaaaaaaaaattgaggtagGAGAAGGGGAATATAGGGGATTACAATATGGAGAATCGAACTTTTACCAACAAGGTAAGAATCAGGTGATTAATCAACTAAGCTATTAAGATTCTCCGAAGAATTtagtactcccttcgtttcaaaaTAATTGACCCTTGTTAACTTGACaatctttttaagaaaatatttattaggaatttattttaccaaattagtcttattaattatgttttgaaaatataaatttgaatgtaTACAcattgtttagtcatttaataatatgGATAGTATtagaagaacataataaaatcttgttgattttaaatggacagctaaatgaatatttttagaaaaacgGCCAACTATTTTAAAACGGAGGAAATACTATCTATATTCTAATACGccatattcatataataaaactaatcaaaacatcaataaaaatcgCACAAGCATAATTAATTCCTATATTACTAATATACAATATTATTCAATACTAGTGCTTAGGTAGTCTTCAAAAAGATAAAGGCAAACAAATTAAAAAGACAAGTATATGATATAATTTGAGAAAGAAAGTACACTACTCTGGATTGCTAGCACTAATTactcattaaaataaaattgtttctTCCaatttgagatttatattgaCCTTTTTTGAAACAGCTTTTGCTTGGCTAATGTGCAAAGGAAGTGAAGATGACCTTGAGAAGCTTCTTAAGGGACAAAACATTCTAACAAGAAGTGGGAAAAAATTTGGGAGTAATCCAAAATGTGTTAGGTTAAGTATGCTGAGTAGGGATGAAGATTTCAACATTTTCTTGCAGAGGCTTATGGTTATTCAAAGAGTTACAAATGCAAATTAAGAGTTACTTCTTCTCTCAAAATAAGTGTTGCttcagaaattaaaaaaaaaaaaaaaaaagttacaaaataAGTGTCGCTCTTTaaaaattcaagacaaaaaataataGTTATTGTTTTCAATTACACCTTTATGTTAGAGAATAACGTCTTCTTTATAGTGCTCAATTCTGAAGAAACATGTAACAAATAAGGATAATTTAGTAATAGACCCAGGGGCGAGCTAGCAAGAAGCCCCACCATTTATACAGCATCTGAACTTTTTTTTGCGGAAAATTAAACTATATATTCATGGCTAAAAT encodes the following:
- the LOC107857351 gene encoding L-tryptophan--pyruvate aminotransferase 1 produces the protein FGGSGDPIMYESYWRKMGNKCDITLSGYQSLSYFANVKNLCWFLEPKLEEEIKRLHNLVGNAIVDDHYIVVGTGSSQLIQASLYALSPPNEPEPISVVSAAPFYSAYAEVVNFVKSGLYKWAGDAHNFVKNGSYIELITSPNNPNGVIRKPVVNGDEGILIHDLAYYWPQYTAITSPANHDVMLFTVSKSTGHAGSRIGWALVRDKEVARKMTKFMEISTIGVSKEAQLRAAKILGMICDSCLDPTLDNFFEYNKSVMIERWQRLRQVVKANDHFFTLPKYPLQYCLFTRSFYETHPAFAWLMCKGSEDDLEKLLKGQNILTRSGKKFGSNPKCVRLSMLSRDEDFNIFLQRLMVIQRVTNAN